The following proteins come from a genomic window of Crassostrea angulata isolate pt1a10 chromosome 1, ASM2561291v2, whole genome shotgun sequence:
- the LOC128180784 gene encoding uncharacterized protein LOC128180784, translated as MTTWFNRIQLSTGGTAYLLVNYKNEDTDEFLLSISDGSKVWKGKFDEDDIENMRKTLKLDYESLLKKTKDALTCEYSSGLSYEYKLNSQRTEFQWHYAPDEDITYMLGSCAVKPARDPSKSMCEILDHCIDRNQEMKERLSAVQTDYDRISQERANALKRLEKCVVAKEELEKELYSKFVDVLNSKKEKIRQLKSNFANGDSLAGTSHTEQEPVKTGVKRAKKRSAPGDDEESDQEKSDADTTDEEASTPRKSKKAMTKSPQKDDSVVLDTSYGSLGTSLVSRPRRNAEPNKRKTPSKPVLPKVPSSEQKSERPVRMKRGGTASSTASNRSSDNIDPDDLIDNFEVGDMTTFCNRVQLSTGGTAYLLVNYKNEDSDQFLLSLFDGNNVWKGKYNEDDIENIKKTRDALTCEYSPDLSYEYKLNSQRTEFQWHYAPNADISYMLGSCALKPASDPFKSLCEILDHCIDRNKEMKERLSAVQTDYDRISQERANVLKKLEKCSVAKEELEKELCTKCFDVLNSNKEKNGQINNANGVLLAGPSHAEEDPIKTGVKRAKKRSAPSDDEERGQGKSDADATHKKKSTPRKSKKAMTKSPQKDDSVVLDTSDGSIVTSLVSRRNAEANKQKIPSKPVFPKVTPSKQKQRNAYDSNFKLEVLSFAEKHTNAETMRYFGINEKLIRDWKKAKAKLKALEKPVKKIRFNSSPVEEIEKELIAWVTNSIDQGHIINRGAIRLKALEYATKDNTLASQDFKASAGWCTRFMKRHGLCFQNTKRESEQSASSKKRRTTSTSSFAPDQFPDNIDLEDLIDNL; from the exons ATGACCACATGGTTTAACAGGATTCAACTGTCTACAGGGGGTACAGCATATCTACTTGTGAATTACAAAAATGAAGATACAGATGAATTCCTACTGTCTATTTCTGATGGCAGCAAAGTCTGGAAAGGAAAAT TTGATGAAGATGACATTGAGAACATGAGAAAAACTCTAAAATTGGACTATGAATCCTTGCTGAAGAAGACAAAGGATGCTTTAACCTGTGAATATTCCTCTGGCTTGTCATATGAGTACAAACTCAACTCACAAAGGACAGAGTTTCAGTGGCATTATGCTCCAGATGAAGACATTact TATATGCTGGGGAGTTGTGCTGTGAAGCCAGCCCGAGACCCTTCTAAATCAATGTGTGAAATCCTTGATCACTGCATAGACAGAAATCAAGAGATGAAGGAAAGGCTCTCTGCAGTTCAGACAGACTATGATAGGATCTCCCAAGAAAGGGCTAATGCTCTCAAG CGATTAGAAAAATGTGTTGTTGCAAAAGAAGAGCTAGAGAAGGAGTTATACTCAAAG TTTGTTGATGTCCTGAACAGCAAGAAGGAGAAAATCAGGCAGCTTAAAAGTAACT TTGCTAACGGTGACTCCCTTGCTGGAACATCACATACAGAGCAGGAACCAGTCAAAACAGGGGTCAAAAGGGCAAAGAAAAGGTCAGCTCCTGGCGATGATGAAGAGAGTGATCAGGAGAAaag CGATGCTGATACAACAGATGAAGAAGCA AGTACACCTAGAAAGTCCAAGAAGGCCATGACAAAGAGTCCACAGAAGGATGACTCTGTGGTTCTTGATACCTCATACGGCAGTCTTGGTACTTCTCTCGTGTCTAG ACCAAGAAGAAATGCAGAGCCTAATAAACGGAAAACACCATCAAAACCTGTTCTCCCTAAAGTACCTTCCTCTGAACAGAA GTCAGAGAGACCGGTCAGAATGAAGAGAGGGGGCACAGCATCCTCCACCGCATCAAACCGGTCCTCAGACAACATTGACCCTGATGACCTCATTGACAATTT TGAAGTTGGAGACATGACAACCTTTTGTAATCGGGTTCAGCTCTCTACAGGAGGTACAGCGTATCTCCTTGTGAATTACAAAAATGAAGATTCGGATCAATTTCTTCTGTCTCTTTTTGATGGCAACAATGTCTGGAAAGGAAAAT aTAATGAAGATGACATTGAGAACATAAAGAAGACAAGGGATGCTTTAACATGTGAATATTCCCCTGACTTGTCATATGAGTACAAACTCAACTCGCAAAGGACAGAGTTCCAATGGCATTATGCTCCAAATGCAGACATTAGT TATATGTTGGGAAGTTGTGCCTTGAAGCCAGCAAGTGATCCTTTTAAATCTTTATGTGAAATCCTCGATCACTGTATAGacagaaataaagaaatgaaagagAGACTATCAGCAGTTCAAACAGACTATGACAGAATATCCCAAGAAAGGGCTAATGTTCTTAAG AAATTAGAAAAATGTTCTGTTGCTAAGGAAGAACTAGAGAAAGAGCTGTGCACTAAG TGTTTTGATGTCCTAAACAGTAACAAGGAGAAAAATGGACAGATCAACA ATGCAAACGGTGTTTTGCTTGCTGGACCATCACATGCAGAAGAGGACCCAATCAAAACAGGGGTCAAAAGAGCAAAGAAAAGGTCAGCACCTAGTGATGATGAAGAGAGGGGTCAAGGGAAAAg TGATGCAGATGCAACTCACAAGAAAAAG AGTACACCTAGAAAGTCCAAGAAGGCCATGACAAAGAGTCCACAGAAGGATGACTCTGTGGTTCTTGATACCTCGGACGGCAGTATCGTGACTTCTCTGGTGTCTAG AAGAAATGCTGAGGCTAATAAGCAAAAAATTCCATCCAAACCTGTTTTTCCCAAAGTGACACCCTCGAAACAAAA ACAAAGAAATGCATACGATTCGAACTTCAAGCTGGAAGTCTTAAGCTTTGCAGAAAAACACACAAATGCAGAGACAATGAGATATTTTGGTATCAACGAGAAGCTGATCAGAGACTGGAAAAAGGCTAAGGCAAAGCTTAAAGCTTTGGAGAAACCTGTTAAGAAGATAAGATTCAACAGTTCGCCTGTAGAAGAGATCGAGAAAGAACTTATAGCATGGGTCACTAATTCGATCGATCAGGGTCATATCATAAACCGGGGAGCCATACGTCTCAAAGCTCTAGAATATGCCACAAAAGACAACACCCTTGCCTCACAGGACTTCAAAGCATCTGCTGGATGGTGTACAAGGTTTATGAAACGCCATGGTCTTTGCTTTCAAAACACCAAGAGGGA GTCAGAGCAATCGGCCAGTTCTAAGAAAAGGCGCACAACATCCACCAGTAGTTTTGCACCAGACCAGTTCCCGGACAACATTGATCTAGAAGACCTCATTGATAATTTATGA